The following DNA comes from Rosa rugosa chromosome 5, drRosRugo1.1, whole genome shotgun sequence.
TAAAAGTCTCTTAAACCACAGATTGAAAATCACAGCCTCAAATTCATTAACACAAAAAGCTAATAGAATACCTTGCAATCTTTCAAGGCCACAagagcatcatcatcatcatcctcatcttcataaTCATCTATCCTCATGCCTCCTCCATCTGAAACCGGAAAGGGAATACCTTTACAGCCCCCATCATTCAAAACTATATTCGATCAGGTCATCCTCACTGTCACTATCACTGTAATCCTCATTCGACTCCGAACCCGAAACTTTACCACCCAATTCCTCTTTGGCTTTCTTAGAATCGGAGACGAAACCCTCGCTGTTCTTTGCATTGTTGTTACTATCATTTCTATCTTCTTCGGGTTCTATACAGAACTGAGCGAAGTCCGATACGCCATTGATGTATAGATGTCTCCGAAATCGTCGTCCAAATCTGCCATGGCTTAAACCCCAGGAATTGAAATGAAGATGAGAAATTTTTGGTAGGGTTTAGGGGTGAGAGAAAAGCTCATGGGTACGAATGAGAGCGTTGCGGACCCCCGCGCAATGCTAAAACCCCCTAAACCCCTTCGATTGTTCTAAACGGCGTTAACTACTGCACCTTTTGTTTTAacggtttttttttgttttgttttggataACGGTACCAAAAACAACAGATAAATCCTTTTAGCATCTCTACTATTCTAGTGGAGGGTGATTCAAAGCTGGTGATGACCCTCCTTGGAAAATTTGTTCTCTTGTTCGTGACATCTAAGGCATCTCTAGTATGTTTGAGGATATCTCTTTCTCTCATATTCCTCGTGAAGTAAATTTTGTGGCGGATGCAATTGCCTCCCTTGGACATCAATCTTCGGATGCGATTATATGGCGAGACAAACTTCCTCTTTCAGCTTGCTCGGCTTTTAATTTAGACCATTTTAGTTTTGGTGTTGTTAGAGGCTTTgtgttgtaattttcttttcctgttaaaaaaaaaaaagataaatccTTTTATTCATTTTCTAATGATATCAATCCGTCATTGAGGTGAAAGACAAGAACATATGTTGTTAGATGAATTAAATGTTTTAGGACCATTAACAAATAGTACATAATCACTACAGGCgatcgagttggtaagagcatCCAAGTGTGGAACCCCCATACGCGGGTTCAAATCTCGCTGACGCTGGTTGGAGTTAAATTTCAATCTACTCTTGGTCGTCAGGGAGGAGGAAGCATTTTGACTTTTGATCCGCTACTGTGTAGCTACTTATGCATTGCAGGAATAATTATATAATTCGAACTACAATTGGTTCTTTGATACGGGTTAATGTGATTGAATTTTCTAAAACAACCTTTTCTTTGCCCTCTGCAGAGTTGTTTAGTGACACATGAATGATTGTAAGCACATATGAGTGTATATATCAAAGGAAATTACTCTAACTAAATGAAGTACTAATTAGTAAAGaattgctcacctaagggacaattTTAagagactgtgagggacaagtaaATCTCagccacatgtattaaatttaagggaaaatttcgcaaacagtgcATCAAGTAaaagccactaataattcttatacataaagttctaaaccaatcatttcggtacacgaaatctgaaactcggcccactatcagtacacgacgtcaatgacgccgttaatttgacaccaaaatgtctattatgccctcagttttttttttctcttctttttttttttacttcgtttttatctctttcttcttccttcttccagctccacgaaacccacctctgttcttcatgtgagaagaagcccgagctcacccacttcgaaacccacctctgttctttagttttcatttctttctttctgatttttcttcatctatttgattcctccttcctcagatccctctctctctctctttcttgctgtggatccggaagaaggaagaagaaagagataaaaacgaaggaaaaaaaaaagaacagaaaaaaaaattattaaaaaaaaaaaactgagggcataatagacattttggtgtcaaattaacaacgtcattgacgtcgtgtactgatagtgggtcgagtttcagatttcgggtaccgaaatgattggtttggaactttatgtataagaattattagtggcctttacttggtatactgtttgtgaaattttccctaaatttAAATGTTGAAATTACAATAACTTAAAACAATGCATTTATTCTCAGCCATCAAATGGACTTACGTCAATAACTGTCCCTTAAGTGAGCACCCTTGCTAATTAATACAGATGTATATGAGAAAGGAAATTGCGGGGCACCTAATATTTTCTCAAGACCATGAGAATGTGCTACAAGGAAAGGAGAGTTTTAATGAGACCAAATTTAAAACACCCTCAGTTCTAATCAGTTAGAGTTTTAGCCTCCTATCGTTTCaacaaattgaaaaaaataaaaataaaatttaaaaaaaaaaaaaaaaaacctagaatGTGGTGCAATGAGTGCTCAGATGCTCAAACCCTATAGTTGGAATAGAGTATAGTTGATAGTGTAACATTGGTTACATGAATGGAAGAGTATAGTAGATACTGACAACTACTATTTGCCTTCATCTGGCCACGTTTAGGTTCGGTTGTTCTTGTTTATTGCTCTTGTTTTTTATTGGTCATTTGTATGACTTATTTTTATTCATAAGATTTTTCTCCTTTTCATAataaaattagttaattactgATCGAAAAGAAAAATAACTACAAAATGGTAAGCATTTTCTCACTAGTAGCTAGTTTTGAAAATTAACCAGCTAGCTAGAATCACCGGCGATTACTTTGGCTTGAAGAATACTGATGTTCTTCTCCCTCTGATAAGTGATAACGTACAATTTTCCCACTTCCCACCTTGGCCCCCAAAAGAAAGTAGGGGTGGGCAAAAAAACCGTTAGCCCGAAAAACCGGCCCGGCCGGGCCGGTTCTGTCCGGGTTATGTAAAAAAAATATGCTAaatcgggccggttcggtccaaATTGTTTCACACCCGGTCCGGTCCCGGGCCTGGATTCTGAAATATGTAAAAGCCCGTTGGGCCCGAAGTATTACTTAatatttccttctttcttttttaccCAGCGTAATTCACTCATTTGGCTCTTCTATTACTCATAGTctcctttttttctctttctcggTTTCTCCTTCAggtttttccttcttcttcattagtttctttttctcttccccttcttcttcctcagtgCACATCCCCTTCTTCTGCTAACCCCATCTTGATCCTCCACATCTTCAAAAGGCGCCAATCGACTGGATCTGCATCTCCGGAGACCCACGTCGGTGATGGCTAACTTCTCCTGCTCGATTTGGAGGTGGGCTTTTCAGGTCAACCAGCAATAGATCCTGGAGTTGGAGGAGTTTTTGTCTTTCTGAATCTTCTTCTCGATTTCCATGTAATTGGCGTGGACTTGGTCCAATTTCTTAGGGATGGAGGTGGATTTGGATATGGATCTGGTGGATGTGAGGTTGTAGAGGAGGAGAGGAATGGGATGGagggttttgcattttgggagaAGATCAGTTTATGTGGGAACAAACTGATCTTCTTCCAAGATCTGTAATGGGCCGGTCAAACATAGCTTGTGCAGATTGCAGAACAGTATTTGCAGCTTTGCTTTGCCTAAACAGAATTAGTCAAGCAGCAAAATGCAGCAGTGCTGCAAAGATTGACAAGAACCGGAAGCCCAAAAAAACTGGCCCGTTTTGTCTCGGTCCGGGTTTAGGCCGGTCCCTGTTCTCTGCAATTGCAAGCCTGGCCCGAAGTAAGACTGCCACTGCCGGTCCCGGTCCCGGTCCCTGAAAAAGTTgtgccggtctgggaccgtgcccatCCCTAAAAGAAAGTGCATTTTCTCTTTGTTATCATGCTTGTCTAACTTTCAATGCAATAAGAATAGATTTGGTTGGTATTTTATAAAGACAATTTTCAGATGAAGACCTAATTTAAAGGAATGCCTGAATACTATCAGAAACCAGCCGTACGCGATGCCGATAAGGGCATAAATGGAAACTCCTTAATTCAGAACGAAAGTCTTTATTTCCTTGAAAAAGATAGGGCTTTGAACAGTCCTGTTCGTACATAGTTCATCACCATACACTAGTACACTACTAATTAACAGAGACATGCATCTACCACGTAAGTACGCGACTGCATGAAATTATTGCGTGCAAATAGCTAACATAATTATTTGTATTCAATTCAATACTTCTTGAGGGCTTTGCGACGCATCTGAGATTCAGTGGGAACTCTGACGTCAGTTGCCAACCCAAGTGCTTGAAGAGCTGTGATTACATACCAAGTCAAGTCGACTTGCCACCATTCCAGACCTTGTCGAGCTGAGTATTCAAATGCATGATGGTTGTTGTGCCACCCTTCTCCAAGTGCGATCCATCCCAACCACCtgttaaacaaaacaaaatgataTATGTCCCAATTAGTAGTCGTTGATTAATCTAAATGTAGGGACCGAGATCGAATAAATTTATACCAATTGTTCTTTGACAGGTCGCCGGTGTTCCATACTTGTTTTCCCCAGATGTGACCGGCCGAGTTTACTAGCAAGGTGAAGTGGAAAACATATACCGTCCTCACTCCCTGCAATCATTCATTAATCATAATGATAAGTTGTATTCGATTTTCAACTGTTTCTATCCGCAATAGAATGGCTACCGATTCGAGCCATGTACACACATGGTAAGTGAGGAATTGTAGTTTAGTACGTACCATGCCCCAAATAAAGAAAGGTAGTCCACCTAGGGCATAGAGCGAAGCTCCAGAAACAATTATGTGTAAAAGGTATGTACGATGAAGAAATCTATAGAACCACTGCTTCTTCATATCCTCAACGTTCTTCAATCCTCCATTCTGACAAAACTCATAACATTAATTTCAATTCATATTAAAATGTAATCCTTAATTAATTCCTTCTTATTTTTCGATATCGAGAAGTGCTATCAAAGATCCAACCCACATGACTAAACCAGAAACCTTTCAAGGGGCTGTGAGGGTCTCTCTCTGTGTCTGTAAACTGGTGATGGTATCGGTGCGTGCTCACCCATTCTATCGGACTTCCCTGCAAATAAACCATCGAAAATAAACAACAGacaccattttattcttttgtctagtaaaagaacaaaagaatacTCAAACATCAAAATCACGTATATGTAGTAGCACTTGGTAATCACATACCTGAAGTGATAGAGCCCCGAAATAGGCAAACAAGTACTCAAGCCATCTGGGAAGCCGTAAACTCTTGTGCGCAAGGTGTCTATGGAAACCCAGAGTGACTCCCAAACCAGTGAGAATATAGAGTGCGGCGGCCACCCAAAAGGCAGCCCATGTGAAATAAAACGGAGCAAACAAACAGAGGACGTGGGGGGCCAGAAAAGTGGCCGCTCTAATTATGTCTACCAAATTCCATGATCTCCCCAAAAATTGTGCAAAGGGAGTCAACAAAATACTCACCAGAAGGCCCCCCATTTCGGGCTATCAGTTGCTGCACTACAGTCTAGGCCAGGTATATATTTGTAGTCGATGAACTTGATCTGTATGATAAGCAAGTGTTATATGTATATTGTAACATGAACAAGCACAGGATCAATTCAtagatatatataaacacaattCAATGAACACTTATATATATGTCTTGTATAGAAAATATTTGAATAGAACTAATATACATACATGAAGTATCTATGAAGTCAGTAAAATGAACAATAGCCTTCTGCAGATCTCTAAGATGAACTCTTTGTTTATGGGGAAGGACTCTATTTCACGTAGAGAATGCAGGGACTATCTCTTCCTTTATATAGTGCTTGAACACATAGACTCAGTGACATAGCCAAAAATCTCATTTAGAATGGTCAAATTTTATTAACTaattaacaattttttttataatttttttttattaactaACAAATTAAACTCATGTTCAGTTATTCTCTAGGAATAACACAATCTTTTGCCAAAAGatgaataaataaatgaaaaaaaaaatacggaCCGTACCCGACCTTCTTTCTATTAGTAACTTTGGTACCTCCacttaaaaaaaatatcagattggtacttGACGTTCACTCTCCGACCCAACACAAGTATGGAATCCATTTGGCCGTTACGGCGTTTGTCATGTGGAATATAttgaagggtatttttgtctatttgtatttgtattttttttgggCCAATGATGATAATTAATGTCACATTAATTTTTACAACCTGCCACTAAAAGTAacaataattacaaaaactgccattgacatctctctctcttcctcccgtTACCCAAGCCCGGGTTCACTGAACCCTTATCCATTTGGACttattcatctctctctctctctctctctctctctctctctgtctctctctctctctgtctctctctctctctctctctctctctctctctctctctctctctcctctctctctctctctctctctctctctctctctctctctctctctctctctctctctctctctctccctctctccccccAATGGTGTCCAGTACACCCAGTCTCCCTACGCGGTCGTTTCTGCGCTTCTTCGCAGGAGCGGGAGCGGGAGCTTCGAATCAGCTCTGTAGAGATGGAGAGATCTAGTAGAGGAGGTGCGCGCCAATTTCGGGGACTTGCTTCGAAGATCCTCAGGAGGTTTGATTTCGTTCTTGAACTTTTCGAGAGTTATTCCTGCTTTGTGATTTTTGTAGCTAGGATTTCGATTCGATTTCTAAGTTCTAACAAATCAAACTCTTGATTCTAGTCTTGTATTTATGTAATAATCCATTTGTATCGGTTGGTACAGCTTTTGCTAGGTTCCAATGGCCACCGTTCCAAGACAGTTGATCTGGGAGATTGGCAACTCCTTTGTCAAGCAGATCGGCTGAAGCCACGCCAGCGTCCTTTTCAACAAGGAGAGACTAACAACCTCTACAACATCCACTCCTAAAAGCATTCTGGTAACTTAACTCTGCCTCAGAAAATAACAAACCCTAGGATTGATTTGTTCTAATTCATCTAATAATAAACACTACAAATATGTGATTTTGTTGCAATTCGATTTGGATTGTTTGGTGAGTAGGTTTGGCGAACAAGATTGTTGAGTATTCAGGTTAGAGGCAAAGACCAGTCTGTGGTGCTCGCCACCACTAAGACCAGGAAGCAGAACAAGCCAACCAGTTTGGTTCATAAGTCTGTGATGAGGAAAACTGACATTGTGTGCTTGTCAGCAAAACTGAATTATTCCATTGTTAATTGATACATTTGATAAATTTGGCAGCCTGGAGGCTATTTCAAGCTGTTGAGTAGCTTGAAAGCTTTGTGGGTCGCAGAGTTACAAAGAGAAGTAGAAAAGCAAAGGAGCTAGCTAGATcaacaagaaaatcagaatgaGTGGAGGCGACATGGAAGCGGTGTTGTCTAGGCCACAAGAGGCGAATAGCCAGCATAAGAGGAAGTTTGCTATGGGAACTTTCTTGTGGTCCAACTAGTCCCTTTGTTGTTGTTCTTGGAGATAGTACTTTTGTTAGACGACTTTGTTAATTGTTTTTCACTTAGTATGGTAATTGATTTGTTAATGATGTCTACCTAGCTAGTTAATCTTTGTGTGATGTTTAGTATCTGGGTTTTGCTAAGCTTGATATGTGTATTTTGTTCGATTAATAAACTTGATTCttaatttcattcaaaaaaacaaaaaagaagaaaaaggtttGTGGGTCCATTTGGCATACCGAACCAGCCATCTGGGAAAGAGTTCATTTCTTGCCTGAGAAATGGTCTAATCTTAATTATGCACTGTTAATCACAAGTCACTGAcaaagtcactggccaagtcaatAATAACTTCAAGTCAATGGCCATGTCACTATCAATCCTTgcccaagtcactgttaacctcaagtcactgactATGTCACTGTCATTccctgaccaagtcactgttacCCTCAAGTTACCGacaaagtcactgttaaccttaagtcactgaccatgtcactgttaatccCTAACCAAGCCACTATTAAACTCAAGGTTCCGGCAAAATcattgaccaagtcactgttaatcttaAATTACTGGCCATGTCACAATCATgagcatgtcactgaccatgtcactgtcaatcttagacctgtaaatggaccggatttggatcggatcgacctaaatccaaatccgtttacttaaaaaaaattcgatccaaacccgctccgttaacccggcagATCATTGATAgttcgatccaaatccgtatccgccggattaacgggtatccgtatccgccggattAACGGGTAATCCGACctgtttataatttcaaatattttaaaattttaaatagtaatattaaatttatatcataatACCtcataatatattaataaaatattaaaacaacatgaagagtatcaccaaaagtagagttacattatcaaaattcttaatgcttcttggaatcttgggtgatggACTATCCCTTAGATTTTctgcaaaaaatttgtattagaaattcttaatattttacattttatatatatatatatatatatatatatataaaatgtaaaatatatatatatatatatatatatatat
Coding sequences within:
- the LOC133712230 gene encoding palmitoyl-monogalactosyldiacylglycerol delta-7 desaturase, chloroplastic-like, which gives rise to MGGLLVSILLTPFAQFLGRSWNLVDIIRAATFLAPHVLCLFAPFYFTWAAFWVAAALYILTGLGVTLGFHRHLAHKSLRLPRWLEYLFAYFGALSLQGSPIEWVSTHRYHHQFTDTERDPHSPLKGFWFSHVGWIFDSTSRYRKNGGLKNVEDMKKQWFYRFLHRTYLLHIIVSGASLYALGGLPFFIWGMGVRTVYVFHFTLLVNSAGHIWGKQVWNTGDLSKNNWWLGWIALGEGWHNNHHAFEYSARQGLEWWQVDLTWYVITALQALGLATDVRVPTESQMRRKALKKY